The Palaemon carinicauda isolate YSFRI2023 chromosome 7, ASM3689809v2, whole genome shotgun sequence DNA window gttggtccacatgaccaattctggtgaagtttagataagaactgaacaaattactgatatcccaaaaatcgtacacttgctttaatttggataagtgacggaatcggaagacacctgcatccggtgacgtcacaaactttcacacgaagagttaatgtgttgacactaagaaagaatgacaacttagcatcttacatcctgtacacaatttgagttgaccatagcaaatctcacggccagctcttccaaccaacatgacatattacgtcatttgttttaaacatgtaatattactattctaatcattacatatttacttacattttcacttcatatatatatatatatatatatatatatatatatatatatatatatatatatatatacagtatatatataaatatatatatatatatatatatatatatatatatatatatatatatatatatatatatatatacagtgtatatccaACATTATGTCAATAATTCATTCAAAAAGTCCTGATTTAATGTGATTTTCGATGTAGATCAGATTTTAACGCTAATAAAATGACTTATACACTCTCTATGCTATTAACAAacggaaaaaagtatatataacctATTATAAAAACTGcgtctcccctgtataataaagagcaagtgtatgtctacatatataaatacacacacaaacacacacacacacacatatatatatatatatatatatatatatatacacacacacatatatatatatatacattttttttttacaactagcgaattacataaattcccgagctcccaaactcacctgttttatattaAATGatgtgatacacaagagaatacctccaagctctgagaataatacacaactctcagacgttaatatatatgaacactgaatatctgaaggcctctttattttacactcaaaacaaaactgggtgattactttacttttaacgggaactattgtTAAATCAATCTCTCATTTccgttcttagtcaggggatacgagcaaaacaCTTAAATAATTATTGGTAATCgagataatacacactttacagaatatatatattctatagaaataactattcaaaaataataaattcattctccacttgctgtaacttcccaatctgattcatggttctagtaTTAAAATAcccaattttcaaattttctttagtatttataaaccaggagattcttagcacccttctACGCCTGGGACAGAGGGCCAtcatgtcattttctctttccatagactgactaaatccatagagtattcattggctaaattcctcaAAGGATAGTCTGTTCCTTATGatgcgcagtacctatctaactaaggcaagtgaccccggccggtccatactgattccagtaagatcatcgccaggcatcgagagtagaagccgaagggacatcttgtctatcgcattAAACACAATCCGTTACCCTGTtgccagtgatttcatcgagaGTTAGGAGGGCAAAAGAATTAATCATAATCTTTGTAGAAGctcatatacaaaaggaattgtaaacttatgttaatcaattatcacttgataaagacattgtgttatcgaaacagtgctgtagtgaatagaataaacaaagaaaaggaataatcatcgtttcttcAACCAAAGGCTTACACCAAAAAAACTTATAGAAGATGAGGAAACACATTGACACCACTAAGGCAATCACCTTCAAtgaataggctctctctctctctctctctctctctctctctctctctctctctctctctctatatatatatatatatatatatatatatatatatatatatatatatatatacattacatacatataccaaggcacttcccccaattttgggggggtagccgacatcaaataaatggaaaaaggggatctttcctctctatgttcctcccagcctgacaaaggactcaaccgagtttggctggtactgctagggtaccacagcccaccctcccccgttatccaccatagaggaaacttcataacgctgaatcccctactgctgctacctccgcggtcatataaggtaaccagaggaagcagcagggcctaccggaactgcgtcacaatcgctcgccattcattcctatttctagcacgctctcttgcctctctcacatttatcctcctatcacccccagctttcttcactccatccatccatccaaaccttgaccttcctcttgtccttctcccatcaactcttgcattcatcaccttctttagcagacagccattttccattctctcagcatggccaaaccacctcaacacattcatatctactctagctgctaactcatttcttacacccgttctcaccctcactacttcattcctaaccctatctactcgagatacaccagcaatatttcttagacacttcatctcaaacacattcaatttctgtctctccgtcactttcattccccacaactccaatccatacatcacagttggtacaatccctttctcatacagaactctctttacattcatgcccaaccctctattctttaccacaccCTTCACTGCTCCcaccactttgcatccttcattcaccctctgacgtacatctgcttccactccaccattttcttaggccaacccccaagcttccagatctcgaacctagaatcttctggaagtagctaagtcttatttacagcgcccccagggatgcatcgggcagaagagaaacagccgtcctgtgaaataGCCAAAGTGCATCCCTCAcgctctctcagtacctatagtgtgtcctctccaaagtgattctgtgccccaatgtaaattgtgtgttgaaacgatacgaaagaagttaaaggtgattctaattttattgtgttgtggtggtgcattgtgtaaatttttgtaactggactgtgcatgtaaatatatgaagttagtaagtttatcagttactttatgtaagttccttgagagtttaagcattagagtgtatttatttttattgtcttagtctaaggttttattcagatttaatatttcaagtcaagtgattatataattttcagtgtaattatttcttttgttttagtctatgGTTTTATgcacatttaatatttcaagttaagtgattatataattttcagagcgtaacattttttctcttaatctaagttttgttcagactttatattttgagtgattttctttatatgtaattttttttagtgttgtaatttatataaaatatatatatttttgtaaagagtgtatcatttcaatcaccagtcattctttcatactcgctcgtatcctgttaatcaAGCGAAGTACGGGGTGGTTTTGAATGATTCTTGAGAATAATgatctagttttgttttgagtgaacttcagaggcctttggatattcagagttcgggtattaatattttcaagtgtaacagatttaatgtaaaaacaaacaggtgagtttggaactcgagagggttgtgtagcttaccagtcgtaatatatgtaatactgtattatattttggttcccagaccacgggactatagtatgattatatatatgtatatatatatatatatatatatatatatatacatatatatatatatatatatatatatatattccattccacAGTACTTGCGTTCTTCAAAAGGCATTTTTGTATCATCCAAAGGAGAAATATATAAAGGAATGACAACCATAAATCAATAATTTTTTGATGAAGCAGATCAATATATTCGTTTGATTACTTTCCCATCTATAATCTCTCCATGCCTGCTTTATCAGGATAGTTAATGCCTGctgattgcaaaagaaaaaaaaattcataaagttttagatGTATAATATAGTACCTGAGTATAATGTCCAATTTTGACCGGAGTTAACGGTCGAAAAGCCGCTGCAATTTCATTTGGCATGTCGGCCACTTCGATGTACCAGTCGTTCACTGCCGTCTCCCAGTCCTGAGAAAACGAGGTTTCAAGAAGGTTAAAAGAAACTACGGATAACAATCTTCTCATACAAACAAACAATAATTTCACACGCGAGCAGATGGACGTCGAAAGAACGTTACGACCAACTACTTTACACTCTTTTCCTCTCATCTTCACTTAGCCCTTATATTTGCCTTTCCAGTTTTTAAGTTTATCATATTAAAACACCTCTACATAATATAGGCAACTCTATTTCGTTCCATTTGTCTTTCCAAATACCATTTTTCCATTCTTTTCAAATAAACCAGGCACTTCAAAACATTAAAGAATTTAGACATGTTTTCACATAAAAAACGCTTCttcgttaattctgtctgcatctCTATTCTCATTTTAATTATACTTACCCACATGCTAACTACATTGGATCAGCTTATCTGCACTCGTATATTCTCAATCCCATTAATCAACCTAACTTCGTTACCACGAAAGAAAGTTGGCATTCTTCCTAAGTTCTGCTTCCAGACTTCTtgtttacaatacacacacacacacacacacatatatatatacatatacatataaatatatatatatatatatatatgtatatatatatatatatatgtgtgtgtacatatatatatatatatatgtatatatatatatatatactgtatactgtatatatatatatatatatatacggttgtaCAGGAAGGAAGGCCTTAATACCGAAGTAGCCTAATACTCACAACTACAGGAGAAGAGCCATAATAGAAATGGAGATTTTGACCGACGAAGTAGGGTCTGGAGCAGATTTTTCTGGCCCCTATTTGGTCATGGTCTTGCTTGCATTGTTTCGCCCACGCCTATAAGAGAGAAAAGGGAAGAATACGTAAATGTTTTGCTTACAAGCTTACAAAATTCCTAATCTCTTACTTATTTTCATGGTTTCGTATGTATTTCGGCGCAGCAAAAATAACACATGATTTGATATTAAGTTACCCAAAGAATAAGAACATTTAAGAGGTACTTTCTTTAATACCAAAAGTAGAGCTTATCTTCCAAGAAACTTCATGAGTGAAAAGACTTTACAGTAAAAAGGTCTCTGTTATTTGATTTTTCTCGCAATTGTACTTTTCTCGAAACTTCAAACCCACTGAACCGTCTGTCTTACTCACCTCTGCCACTTCAGCCAGTTGATCATTCCAGACAAGTTCTCTCATATTTGCAGCAGGAGGTTGGGGACCCGGATTTCCATCAGTCTCCTCCCCACGAGCAACCTAGGGGAAATAAAAGCCACAAGCAAACTATAAATGATCCATAAAACCATACGACAAAGACACCTAAAACTCCATAGTCAGTTCTGTGCTTCTAGCAGGCATTACTTTGGTTAATAATTTATAAGGGGAAAAACTAACAAACCCCTTTTCCTCTCCAATTAATGTTAATTTTGTGAGGGGTACTACCGCAAGACGTGCGTCTCTATAGATACTAACATAAGTGATGCAAGTATAGAGAAAATGCAATGGCTCTGCCATATGTGTCGATGAATCTAAAAttgcaataggaaaaaaaaaaaaaacagcaagataTGGCGACGAAAATCTCAAAAATGGAGGGAGTGCTACAAAACAGAAACGGTAGAGGAGAACATGAAGCAAAAATTGCTGAATTTGAAGACGTTAGGGATATCGCTGTTGACTCCGGAAATTCTGCGCTGGCTACTGACACAAAAGCGAATAATCTTATTGAGGAAGTGGATAATCTAGCTAAGGATAATGAGTCAATTAAgttaacatttaaaacacttatgGTTCCCAAAAATGAGGCAATAAAATATGTTGAAAACGTCGAGGAAAAACATCTACTAGTAATCAAATCAACACAAGCATCAACTAATATCACAGACAGGAACAATGAGGTTGAAAAAGCACTCGAAGACATATCATTTCTTATTACGagatcaacttcaaatggaaatgtaaaTTTTTCCGATGACAAGATTAGAGACAAAGAAGTAAATAAGATTCAAAACATGGTTGCTGATAtcgaaacgataaaaaaaaaaattggaaaactaaaaacaAAGATAATGATATGTAATGTAGTCAGTGATGAAGACGATGTAGTTAGTTCCCTTGTTTCTTAGGAATTGTTGTTTAGATCCAattcaaaatatagaagaaaagataATTCTGCGATTCAAGAAAAGTGCAGAGGGTAGTACTACCCACTTTATGCTGAAATGGGATTTTGAAGTTCGAAGGACTATTCACGATGATGGTGATAAAGTTGATTACCTGCTTCCACTGTCAAAGGTATgcacattttgaaataaaaatgaccGCAAGTTCAAGACTAATGATAAAGTGTGTGGGATATGTGCAGGAAATCATGCAACCAAATAATGTAACTCCCAAATGATAAAATGTATAAAttgcactgttgaaaaaaaaatcataatttagtgaattcaagaaattgcaaagctttatTTTTGGAATTTACGAGACTAGCATAACGTAAGGATCATGCACGGTCACGCGCATGCTTACTTTCATATTCCGAGAGAAGACAAGTTAGAGGCGAGAGGGGGAAAGGAGCTTTTCGTACTTGAAGGCTATTTTAACCTCAAGATGATTCAAAGAACTAGTATCACAAGTTTTGAATAGATGGAAAGAAAATTTACACACAAGAACAGAATATATTTATCGTAATAGTTTACAAACCAAGAACAAGTGCAAATATCTTTTATGAGTTCAGAATGCTCACTGAGATGACTGACATAgcgaaaacaatattaattatttgtGAAGATTTCAATCTCTGACTGGATGATGCATCACGTTGCGATGCTTCAGCCTTTAGTGGGCTATTGGGATCATACCAATTAGTAAATAACGTTGATTATGCAACAACTTTGACTGAGCATACGTCGGCCTTAGTTTTGAGTGATATAATTAAaatattgtaggcctacctgatattAATGTGGGAGAAAAGTGCACCATTTCCACAGTGCACAAGCTTATAATTTTTTTAGATTACATTTACATAAAGAAGCAGTGCTAAAGGAAATAAGCCTTAGAAACCGATAAAACTGCTCCTGTGTATCCAATGATGaagtaacaaagaaaataaatgttataaatattCCTTTAGGTCAAGGCGACCCAAGATTATTAGGCATTATATGTGTTAATTgccttatatctgtatatatcagagtgaataaaaaaatgaatatgataACAGTGCCCATAGGTGGAAAAGACTTTAAATGCTAAGGAtagatctccttggtttgatgagaTTTCAGAGAAAGAGTGAAAAAAGACGTAAACGGATAAAGTAAAATGGTTAAAAACCGAAAGTGCATGGGTGGTATACAAAACCGAAAAGTTCCAAAACAATTACCTATTAAGTAAGAAAAAACTGGAATACTATAAGGGAAAAAAAGATCcatgaagcagcaacagacatgaataTGTTATATCATCTCCCATGTGGTGTAATGGGAagtgtagatgaaaaaaaaaaagctccacGATGAGCATAGCGATCATGAACTGgctgaatttttaaaaaaacttAATAGAAAATCCAATTGGGTCTTGTACAGATAATCCCTGTCAGAAAGGTGTTGTACcagatacattattatcattattttcatcattactaactaagctacaaccctagatggaaaagtaggatcctatacgcctcagggctccaacagggaaaatagccaagtgaggaaaggaaataaggaaaagtaattaacaattgaaataagataattcaaggacagcaacaacattaaaacagatatttcatatctaaactataaaaaggagacttatatctgcctgttcaacataaaactcattttatgcaagtttgaacttttgaagttctaccgattcaactacccgattaggaagatcattccacatcttagtcacagctggaataaaacttctagaatactgtgtactattgagcctcacgatgaagaaggcatgactatgagaattaactgcatacctggtattacgaacaggatggaactgtcagggaagatctgaatgtaaataatggtcagaattatggaaaatcgaacgacggtgccaaagattaatatctagatcaggaatatgaaatttaatcgacctgaagttcctgtcaaacaaattaacatgagaatcagcagctgaagaccagccgggatgacaatactcgaaacaaggtagaataatagaattaacacacttcttcagaataggttgatcatcaagaatcttacaagactttctcaataagccaattttttgtccaattgaagaagacacagacctaatgtgtttctcaaaagtgaatttgctattgAGAATCACATAAAATTTAAAGAGTCATGCAGAgttaaacaaatattattattgctgagatccagatgttgagaagcaactgtccttgactctaacccaagacagtggaagaccatggtacagaggctatggccctacccaagactagagaccaatgatttggttttggagtgtccttttcctagaagagttgcttaccatagctaaagggtctcttctacgcttgccaagaggaaagtagccacggaacaatgacagtgcattagttaaccctttgggcgaagaaaaattgtttggtaatctcaatattgtcaggtgtatgaggacagaggagaatctgtaaagaatagggcagactgttcggtgtatgtgcaggcaagggaaaaaagaaccgtaaccagagagaaggatccaatgtagtactgtctgactagtcaaaagaccgcataactctctagcggtagtatctcaacaggtggctggtgtcctggctaacctACAGCCTTCAATTAAGCAGACTAAAGAGACAGAATATGGAATAAATACTCATAGATCACTGTTATAAGGAATTAATTACCATTAAATGTATACAGAATGAACAATCAACTTCATTATGAACAAAGATTGTTGTTCAAAATATCTTCACCCGATATAAAACACCATTTGATATTATTGAACATAATGATGTTTTAAACAATGACTTAGAGATTTAGATATTGTGTAACATTTCCTATTtcctatttataaatttttttagtaGAATTAAAATAACTGATGGAGAAATTACAACTCAAAATTAAACATTCATGAAAGGAAACATGAAACAATAGAATATTTCAGTTTTACCTTAGCTCGTAGAGTGTTGTGAAGCCTAAGAATTTCTTCTTTGTCTCCTTCTTCCAAACCTGTCTCATGAATTTTGCAGTCATTGGGTGGTAGTAACATTGTGTGTGACTCTCCAAAGTTGGAATAATCACAATCgctcttatcttcttcttcttcttcttcgtcatcctCTTTTGCCTCGGTGCCATCTTCACTGGATGTTGCAGATGGGTCTTTATCGCCGCTTTCTGAATCTCCACTGCCAGGTTCCGCAGTTGGGTCTTTATCTGTTCCACCATCACTGGTCTCAGAATCTGGTTCAGGTGAACCATCCCCTGAAAGTTCAGGTGAACCATCCCCTGAAAGTTCAGGTGAACCATCCCCTGAAAGTTCAGGTGAACCATCCGCTGAACCATCCGGTGAAGGGATTTTGTCCTCAGCTCCAGTTCCAGTTTGTCCTGCAGTAACCCCCACCTCTTTactctcctttttcttctcttccgtctcagttttttcttccttttctttctttacGTCATCTTTGACTTtcaccttcccctcctttcctttaTCGTCTTCACTTTTCTTGGACGTTTTCGAACCTTTTTTAAGCTGTTCTTCCTTCTTTTTACTTTCCTTTTCTGCTTATTCAAAAGTCGTTGATTGGTTCGAAAACAAAAGTATAAAATTCGGTTTAATAATGAGATAGCTTATAAGTTTGTGATGATCATGTGAAATTATCATAGAAATATACTTTTACTTTCTTCTATTCTATATATTTCTCTTCTCATTGTATGTATTAGCAAAAAATAcctggtgcaaaaaaaaaaaaaaaaaaaaaaaaaaaaactaacacagaGTTCCTTTATGTCATTCTTTTACTGTTACCATTACAATTAATAGCTTACAACTAAATCATAATTGTCTCATCTTTGTACTAAATAAGCCCAGGACTGTATGTGAAGAATATGTAACGCCAGGATATTTACTTAATACTATGACTTGGAGATATGAGAGAATAAATAATACAGGCATATCACTAACCTTGTAGTCTTTACTGTAGCTTATCAAAAGAAATTTTAAAGGCAGGCCTAACCATAACTTTTATAGAGTTgtgaatttattatttttaaatggggACATATAAGAAGATATGGAATTTGAGTGGATTTTACTTCTGATTGGaattaaaaatacagaaatatgatTCTGGCAGTATCACCAGACAAAAATTCACGCGGTGCATTACTTATAATTTAAAGCATGGTATTAGTAACAGTCAAAGTAAGGAGGAATGTAATTGTGTTCTCCACAAATAGGCTAAATTTTGTCATTCATAGCTTCCCACGATATCTGAGAACTTGACATAATTTAGTTCCTGACGTACTAACGCCCATCCACGCAAACGAACCCTCTAATAGAAGTATAGTTGCGAAACATCGTGTGAAATAAACAAAATACCTGAATATAATGTGTAACATTCTTGAAAATACAAAGAATCTTTAGTATATTGGACTGGTCTATCTATATCGAAAGTGAACAGTTGAACTATATCCAGGCAACCCACCATTTTAGACCCTTTTTCATCCTTTATCTATTGACCCAAATTTTACATACTCTCCTTGCTGATGCTCTCTCTTATTCTTCCTCTACAATATAATTATACAGGCTTATATCCATATCATGTTTAGGTTGTCACTTTTACTAGTTGTTATTTACTTCTCTGAGAACTATAAAATTCTTTTTTAGCTCTATTCATACAGTTTGCTAAACATATTTTGGAGAGCAGAGATTAGTGGTAATTTCTTCTATACTGGCAAATTCATCTATGTGCTCAGGACTGCATTTTCGTCTATGAACCTTAGGGCGCTAAGAATATGTAGCTCTGAGAACATAGAAGACGAGTTTACCAAAATTCTAGAAATTGCTAATAATCTCTGCTatagtaaatattttcatataataccATTATATGAATAGAGCCAAGAAAGCGTTTTATGTCGTGTccagttggagaaaaaagtgaaCAATGAATAAACATGCTTTGTTCagtatttcatgaatattttatagaTGTTATACTACTTTTGAAAAACTAGATATAATAGTTATGTTTAAATACAATTGCAAATTGAATTTCCTAACAAGATTAGCTCTGAAAATGACAATAATGTGATATTTAATGTTCCTTAATGAAAATGTAACTTGTTTTATTTCAGGTAAACATCTAAAGGCATGTCTCTTAGGACAAAACAGCAAAAGATGGctgtctctgttttttttttctttttttcttttaatattgctTTGGTTGTCCATTGGCTTTGCTTGAGTCAAAGAATAATTTGGTCAGATTCCAAGATAGTAATACATATTTAGCTATTAAGTTGGGCATATCCAGTCACGTAAGCCATGATCTTTTTTCTGATAATCCTACATTATCTTCTTTTCTTAAATCCTGACTTAtttggaatcatcaagaaactgatgGTTTAGAGATTCCTCTTctcttatataaatacaatatcagGGTATATTTCTTCTCAATGTGATTACGATGATGTTACCAATAAGACGAAAATACCAACATCAATCAGGTCTTTTCCCTTTTTTCCGTGACTATTTTACATATTATATGTACACATgggcacacatacgcacatacacacacatacacacacacacacacacatatatatatatatatatatatgcatatatacatatgtatatatatacatatatatacataatatatatatatatatatatatatatatatatatatatatatatatatgtatacatatgtaaatatatatatataaatatatatatatacatatatataaatatatatatatatatatatatatattgtgaagtcctgtgcgagggagttctaccctccaaaggacaacttaacagtcataattcttttagtttgtttttcttggtaaaaagcttgctctcatggatttcctcgtctatgtaacttaagaacaagcctcaactaacaaaggaggtctggactgcgttacatagacctccttggccattaacttgtcaaggcgcttaattctcacctcttcccaggtcagccacagagatacgccagatgtgagaataaaggttctcatagaccggggcatcgaagtccacaaagaagaagacccctggtcatgattggccaacacgcggaaaaataaggaggggtcacaagatgtcattggccctcaaaagatgaagaccgcccttggaagtcaagattacccaatcaagagaaaaatggGGCTGGCCCACTTTAAagatttctcgatttattaaccataaactcgaaaacacattttgctttatttgtcaattgtaagttatctccttaagaggtttacgatcatttccttttttttttgtttgacttaaattaaactattgtatttcgattattacaacagag harbors:
- the LOC137643639 gene encoding uncharacterized protein, whose product is MQLTFLVVVLVVTPSTTQLSTDKHGQNRTMKGPSTRNRELKNTHSSITKWDFLMAKQIKTINKLIKTLKSKSGGCTKVVNIPKYCKLHWVPDTLLRLAVRLDSKKNEVQFKTESEKEIHDKHLMINNLIENMVTVADCPKEKESKKKEEQLKKGSKTSKKSEDDKGKEGKVKVKDDVKKEKEEKTETEEKKKESKEVGVTAGQTGTGAEDKIPSPDGSADGSPELSGDGSPELSGDGSPELSGDGSPEPDSETSDGGTDKDPTAEPGSGDSESGDKDPSATSSEDGTEAKEDDEEEEEEDKSDCDYSNFGESHTMLLPPNDCKIHETGLEEGDKEEILRLHNTLRAKVARGEETDGNPGPQPPAANMRELVWNDQLAEVAEAWAKQCKQDHDQIGARKICSRPYFVGQNLHFYYGSSPVVDWETAVNDWYIEVADMPNEIAAAFRPLTPVKIGHYTQVVWADTNEIGCGIVHYEAEINGRFFPESKLYACNYGPSGNIKSLPLYAQGPAASECPDGVSKNYPDLCA